One genomic segment of Aulosira sp. FACHB-615 includes these proteins:
- a CDS encoding tetratricopeptide repeat protein: MLNPRKLATVLFDADTYFNQGLAKCNLGDYKGAISDYNQAIQLKPGLAEAYNNRGLAKFNLGDKQGAMADYNQAIHIKPDYADAYYNRGLAKSDLGDKEGAISDYDQTIQIKLDYAAAYNNRGLVKDDLGDKEGAISDYNQAIQIQPDYAYAYNNRGLAKSDLGDDKGAMFDYNQAIQFKPDLPEAYNNRGNAKSNLGDKQGAISDFNRAIHIKPDYAEAYYNRGNAKSNLGDNQGAIFDYNQAIQFKPNFALAYYNRGVAKSNLGDKQGAIADYNQAAKLYSQQNKMSDYQDALERVKKLEK; encoded by the coding sequence GTGTTGAACCCTCGTAAATTGGCTACGGTATTGTTTGATGCCGATACTTACTTTAACCAGGGGTTAGCAAAGTGTAACTTAGGAGATTACAAAGGGGCGATATCCGACTACAATCAAGCCATTCAACTCAAACCCGGCCTTGCTGAAGCTTACAACAATCGCGGTTTAGCCAAGTTTAACTTAGGAGACAAGCAAGGGGCGATGGCTGACTACAATCAAGCCATTCACATCAAACCCGACTATGCTGATGCCTACTACAATCGCGGGTTAGCCAAGTCAGACTTAGGAGACAAGGAAGGGGCGATATCTGACTACGATCAAACCATTCAAATCAAACTCGACTATGCTGCTGCCTACAACAATCGTGGGTTAGTCAAGGATGACTTAGGAGACAAGGAAGGGGCGATATCTGACTACAATCAAGCCATTCAAATTCAACCCGACTATGCTTATGCCTACAACAATCGTGGGTTAGCCAAGTCTGACTTAGGAGATGACAAAGGGGCGATGTTTGACTACAATCAAGCCATTCAATTCAAACCCGACCTACCTGAAGCCTACAACAATCGCGGGAATGCCAAGTCTAACTTAGGAGACAAGCAAGGAGCGATATCCGACTTCAATCGAGCCATTCACATCAAGCCCGACTATGCGGAAGCCTACTACAATCGCGGGAATGCCAAGTCTAACTTAGGAGACAACCAAGGGGCGATATTCGATTACAATCAAGCCATTCAATTCAAACCCAACTTTGCTCTTGCCTACTACAATCGCGGGGTAGCCAAGTCTAACTTAGGAGACAAACAAGGGGCGATAGCTGACTATAATCAAGCAGCAAAACTTTACTCGCAGCAGAACAAAATGAGTGATTATCAAGATGCTCTTGAGCGAGTGAAAAAACTGGAAAAATGA
- a CDS encoding M48 family metallopeptidase → MPTYTGISSDAFRHPLDRQAEQALRNLPGFELVARKFMEFVYERPQLVYLMGNTIQVGPRQYSTIYQIFRECVRDLDVYPEPTLFVSQDPQANSYALGQENPFIVINTGILDLLEEVEIRAVLAHELGHIKCGHTILIQMAMWAMSAASALGELTFGIGNFVTQALIYAFFEWRRKAELTADRAALLVLDDLNPVMSSMMKISGGSNKYAHECSLQEFIRQSENYQALDEDGLNQIYKFLNYNGAQGMMLSHPFAVERIHYLREWAVSEEYQQIRRGNYQRSPSEGAVNVASETSASEAENLRRQIEELQQEINRMKRSQ, encoded by the coding sequence ATGCCAACGTACACAGGAATTTCCAGCGATGCTTTCCGGCATCCACTTGATCGCCAAGCTGAACAAGCTTTACGAAATTTACCGGGATTTGAGTTAGTTGCCCGTAAATTCATGGAATTTGTCTATGAACGCCCGCAGTTAGTCTATCTAATGGGTAACACCATCCAAGTAGGGCCTAGGCAATATTCCACTATTTACCAGATATTTCGGGAATGTGTGCGGGATTTGGACGTTTACCCAGAACCGACACTGTTTGTCTCACAAGATCCTCAAGCAAATAGCTATGCTTTAGGGCAAGAAAATCCTTTCATTGTCATAAATACAGGCATACTAGACTTGCTGGAAGAAGTCGAAATTAGGGCAGTATTAGCCCATGAACTGGGACATATTAAATGTGGTCATACTATTTTAATTCAAATGGCGATGTGGGCGATGAGTGCTGCTTCTGCCCTGGGTGAATTGACCTTTGGTATTGGTAATTTCGTTACCCAAGCTTTAATCTATGCTTTTTTTGAGTGGCGGCGAAAAGCGGAATTAACAGCAGATCGGGCGGCATTGTTAGTGCTTGATGACTTAAATCCAGTTATGTCTTCGATGATGAAGATATCTGGCGGTAGTAACAAATATGCCCATGAATGTAGTTTACAAGAGTTTATCCGGCAGTCAGAAAATTATCAAGCATTGGATGAAGATGGACTGAATCAAATTTATAAATTCTTGAATTACAATGGCGCTCAGGGCATGATGTTAAGCCATCCCTTTGCTGTAGAACGGATACATTACTTACGGGAGTGGGCAGTATCAGAAGAATATCAGCAAATCCGCCGAGGTAATTATCAGCGATCGCCCTCGGAAGGCGCTGTAAATGTTGCCTCAGAAACTTCCGCAAGCGAAGCCGAAAACTTACGCCGACAAATTGAAGAATTACAACAAGAAATTAACAGAATGAAAAGGTCTCAGTAG
- a CDS encoding helicase C-terminal domain-containing protein, translating to MIEAEVHLSLHNFLRSQAGFPSWPHHLTMARLVARALRLGRSALIQVGAACGYQGRYRTSFVASALMWHGPVIIVAPETVQQRLLQVEIPRLQQWLQVQKPIRTGNTWPNSEFQGLLLTTPEAWLKGQLTSSDAFLPGVPTIIDGVDDLEDWVRHQLIQDVQPQDWEELMLACPQQREAILSARTQLTKEVFQHPANPYECYLISQPEAEILHNLFAELELATIPDVWQNFWQQFQYIHENTPLNQPPHLFWTTIARRQGLFSLHYTPIELAEILSPIWQRQPVVLIGSALEPETEAPVFRQRLGLDDVTCLKFSSDSQAQAIQLYVPHQLPLPNTPEFQPAFIHKVRTLLCLSATAPGLTVVLVGDVPLKAQVGAILASEFGSRVQVEKTCLDENGILISGWEYWREHQQVLPAPHLLIIATLPLPSLENPLVAGRVAYYKRSHQDWFRVYLLPAALNELQRAIAPVRENQGVVALLDSRVINRSYGSQILAALSPLARINYLDPSLFSNPDEEDSA from the coding sequence GTGATTGAGGCAGAAGTTCATTTATCACTACATAACTTCCTGCGATCGCAGGCGGGGTTCCCTTCCTGGCCTCATCATTTGACGATGGCAAGGTTGGTAGCCCGCGCCTTGCGTCTAGGACGTAGTGCTTTAATTCAAGTCGGGGCGGCTTGTGGTTATCAAGGAAGATATCGCACCAGCTTTGTCGCATCAGCATTAATGTGGCACGGCCCTGTTATTATTGTTGCGCCAGAAACAGTGCAGCAGCGTCTGTTGCAAGTAGAAATTCCCCGCTTACAACAGTGGTTACAAGTGCAGAAGCCCATCCGCACAGGTAATACTTGGCCGAATTCTGAGTTTCAAGGGCTACTCCTAACGACTCCAGAAGCTTGGTTAAAAGGGCAATTAACTTCTTCTGATGCTTTTTTGCCAGGTGTTCCCACAATTATTGATGGTGTTGATGATTTAGAAGATTGGGTACGTCATCAACTCATTCAAGATGTGCAACCCCAAGACTGGGAAGAATTGATGTTAGCTTGTCCGCAGCAAAGGGAAGCTATTCTTTCTGCAAGAACCCAACTCACCAAAGAAGTATTTCAACACCCAGCCAACCCTTATGAGTGTTATCTGATTTCCCAGCCAGAAGCAGAAATTCTGCATAATTTGTTTGCTGAATTAGAATTAGCAACTATTCCTGATGTTTGGCAAAATTTCTGGCAGCAATTTCAATACATCCATGAAAATACACCACTAAATCAGCCACCCCATCTTTTTTGGACGACTATCGCCCGTCGCCAAGGTTTATTTTCTTTGCATTACACGCCGATAGAATTAGCTGAAATACTGTCGCCGATTTGGCAAAGACAGCCAGTGGTGTTAATTGGTAGTGCTTTAGAACCAGAAACCGAAGCGCCTGTATTTCGCCAGCGTTTGGGTTTGGATGATGTTACTTGTCTCAAGTTCTCCTCCGATAGTCAAGCCCAAGCCATTCAACTGTATGTCCCCCATCAGTTACCTTTACCGAATACACCAGAATTTCAACCAGCCTTTATTCACAAAGTCCGTACCTTGTTGTGTTTAAGTGCAACAGCACCAGGGTTGACTGTTGTGTTGGTGGGAGATGTCCCCCTCAAGGCGCAAGTCGGCGCAATTTTAGCTTCAGAGTTTGGTTCGCGGGTGCAGGTAGAAAAAACCTGTTTAGATGAAAATGGTATTTTAATTAGTGGTTGGGAATATTGGCGAGAACATCAACAAGTTTTACCAGCGCCACATTTGTTAATTATTGCGACTTTACCGCTACCATCTCTAGAAAATCCCCTGGTGGCTGGGAGGGTAGCTTATTACAAGCGATCGCACCAAGACTGGTTTCGCGTATACTTACTCCCGGCAGCATTGAATGAACTACAACGCGCGATCGCTCCAGTACGCGAGAATCAAGGTGTAGTAGCATTGCTCGACAGTCGAGTGATTAACCGTAGCTATGGTTCTCAAATCCTCGCAGCACTTAGCCCTCTAGCACGCATCAACTATCTTGACCCTAGTTTATTTTCTAACCCAGATGAAGAAGATTCAGCTTAA
- a CDS encoding DUF2839 domain-containing protein yields MGEAKRRKETLGEQYGQDERILSWVPITKKQSELFVAWTTRGAWIGIGTMVAAWLTIRFIGPAFGWWQVLD; encoded by the coding sequence ATGGGTGAAGCAAAACGTCGCAAAGAAACACTTGGAGAACAATACGGTCAAGATGAGCGTATATTGTCTTGGGTTCCCATCACCAAAAAACAATCCGAATTATTTGTGGCTTGGACGACTCGCGGAGCCTGGATTGGTATTGGTACAATGGTTGCTGCTTGGTTAACTATCCGTTTTATCGGCCCCGCCTTCGGTTGGTGGCAAGTTCTAGATTAA
- a CDS encoding phycobiliprotein lyase, whose protein sequence is MTSPLRLTQTANEAEITEFFQKSAGQWRSERRYYTLPEGETKEMVSMITIRFLDQGCAELQKLAQLHELPDTVSLICGAEVIWNSTDKLKGRQESQGSTLFGVLGNILYRDRGFATSKPITAEYHFPNSETLCLRTEYNGSVFEEELKLIGNKYRTRQTIISRSGEQLMIGQYLEKRID, encoded by the coding sequence GTGACATCACCGCTAAGACTGACTCAAACCGCTAACGAAGCCGAAATTACAGAATTTTTCCAAAAATCAGCCGGTCAGTGGCGATCAGAAAGACGCTACTATACTCTGCCAGAAGGTGAAACCAAAGAAATGGTGAGTATGATTACCATTCGGTTTTTAGACCAAGGATGCGCTGAATTACAAAAGCTGGCACAACTGCATGAGTTACCTGATACGGTTAGTTTGATTTGTGGTGCAGAAGTAATTTGGAATAGTACAGATAAACTAAAGGGTAGACAAGAATCTCAAGGTTCGACATTATTTGGTGTATTAGGAAATATTTTGTACCGCGATCGCGGTTTTGCCACATCTAAACCCATCACCGCAGAGTATCATTTTCCTAATTCTGAAACTCTGTGCTTGCGAACTGAGTACAATGGCTCAGTGTTTGAGGAAGAATTAAAGTTAATTGGGAATAAATATCGCACCAGACAAACAATCATCTCTCGCTCTGGTGAACAGTTAATGATTGGTCAATATTTAGAAAAGCGAATTGATTAA
- a CDS encoding efflux RND transporter periplasmic adaptor subunit, giving the protein MFPDSKTKKFISLFACLFTTGLLSASCASLPKEAAEAQSQQRRGGQQGGATPVDVAIARTDTLEKQPEYTGTTIPFRIVSLRSQVEARLLSLNVDVGDRVSKGQNIGQLDDALLLTDLKQAEAELAAQKSDVARAETQVSNARAEVERLRLQMVQAQADSERQQKLYREGAIAEQTAEQAGTQAQTAAQALRAATEQVRTEQQAVAAAQGRVLAQQAVVAQAKERRSYSRLISPISGVVTSKVTEPGNLLQAGGEVIQIGDFSRVKVVVQVSELELAKIRPGQSVQVRLDAFPQRSLTGRVIRISPTADATARLIPVEVEVPNSNGNIGSGLLARVNFENQTQPRVVVSQTAIQKPATDNQPAENQTDGTIFVLTDTPGQPKVTARTVTLGKKADGKVEILSGLKPGERYVVRSGRPLKPGNPVRLSILSETDESNSTQPRTRN; this is encoded by the coding sequence ATGTTTCCTGACAGTAAAACCAAGAAATTCATATCATTGTTTGCTTGTTTATTCACCACAGGATTACTTTCAGCTAGTTGTGCATCCCTACCGAAAGAAGCAGCCGAAGCACAGTCACAACAACGTCGAGGCGGACAACAAGGTGGTGCGACACCTGTAGATGTAGCGATCGCCCGAACAGATACACTGGAAAAACAGCCAGAATATACAGGTACAACCATTCCCTTTCGGATAGTATCGCTGCGATCGCAAGTAGAAGCTAGGTTATTATCCTTAAATGTAGATGTTGGCGATCGGGTTAGCAAGGGGCAGAACATCGGCCAGTTAGATGATGCCTTGCTGTTAACAGATTTAAAACAAGCCGAAGCCGAACTCGCCGCCCAAAAATCAGATGTAGCCAGAGCCGAAACCCAGGTAAGCAACGCTCGTGCAGAAGTAGAAAGACTGCGGTTACAAATGGTGCAGGCACAAGCCGACTCCGAAAGACAACAAAAATTATACAGAGAAGGTGCGATCGCCGAGCAAACTGCCGAACAAGCAGGTACTCAAGCCCAAACCGCCGCCCAAGCTTTACGAGCTGCTACTGAGCAAGTCCGCACAGAACAACAAGCCGTCGCCGCAGCCCAAGGCAGAGTCTTGGCACAACAAGCAGTGGTGGCTCAAGCCAAAGAACGCCGTTCTTACTCCCGACTCATTTCCCCCATCAGTGGCGTAGTCACAAGCAAAGTTACAGAACCGGGCAACCTGTTGCAAGCAGGCGGTGAAGTGATCCAAATTGGTGACTTTAGCCGCGTCAAAGTCGTCGTCCAAGTTTCCGAATTAGAACTCGCAAAAATTAGACCAGGGCAATCAGTACAAGTACGGTTAGATGCCTTTCCCCAACGAAGCTTAACAGGTAGAGTCATCCGCATATCTCCCACCGCCGATGCCACAGCAAGGCTCATCCCCGTAGAAGTAGAAGTTCCCAACAGTAACGGCAATATTGGTAGCGGACTGTTAGCCAGAGTTAACTTTGAAAACCAAACCCAACCGCGAGTTGTCGTTTCGCAAACCGCCATTCAAAAACCAGCCACAGACAACCAACCTGCTGAAAACCAGACAGATGGCACTATATTTGTCCTGACAGACACCCCAGGACAACCAAAAGTAACAGCGCGTACCGTCACCTTGGGAAAAAAAGCTGATGGCAAAGTAGAAATTTTATCAGGTTTAAAACCAGGAGAACGCTACGTAGTTCGCAGTGGTAGACCTTTAAAACCAGGAAACCCTGTCCGTCTTTCAATTCTCTCCGAAACAGACGAATCAAATTCTACACAACCCAGAACTAGAAATTAA
- a CDS encoding efflux RND transporter permease subunit yields the protein MQRVQKSGGFSISAISIRQHIGTLMLTLAVIIMGVFFIVKLPVDLLPSITYPRIGVRIQAPGISPEVAIDEVTKPLEEAFSATEGVLQVFSQTREGQISLDLYFQPGGNIDQALNDATAAFNRARGTLPDTLESPRIFKVDPSQLPVYEMALTSPALQGVDLRVFAEEELARELGVVPGVAGVDVSGGVPEEVRVNIDLDRLQALGVGLTDVLDELRDRNQDISGGRILGQNSEPLTRTVGRFRSAEELRDLSFEVSAANTSNTQSTVPRRRVYLRDFAEVIDGSELQRVFVSLNGEPAVRISVQKQPDANTINVVDNVKKRLEELRQSGVIPEGTVITATLDESKFIRNSISNVTSSGLIGTGLAAIAVLLFLGSLRQTFIIVLAIPLATLAAIILMGLFGLSINVFSLGGLALGVGIVVDNSIVMLENIAEGAGMTPGKSNRSKLNQQQLINQSEQSSREVESALIASTSTNLVAVLPFLLIGGFIALLFNELILTISFSVAASILIAVTVVPMMASRMLGWKFSSRLSEFWLLKEFNRRFDAATRGYGGFLSMILRWRIVTVAIALLLFGGGSLWMAPQIPQEILPRINTGQANLNAQFPPGTPLETNIKVMNAVDELLRNQPETEYIFSTSGGALFGNTTNANPLRGTSNITLKPGTNVEAYVERVTQELDKLNLAGIRLRLSPGQVRGLILNNSPVRGADVDVILQGNDPETLQQAGRQVLAALEEQATLARFRPDADERQPEIQILPDWERVSALGLTTTDIGDTIQTALEGSVPTQLQRGNRLVDVRVKLNETDVQAPSQLERLPLFVDNNHQVRLSDVAKIVEGQAPGEIQRINQRQVVIFAGNLTEGASLSQAIEQVRNVINNLDLPEGVSVLPSAAAESNQQLQSSLQLLGGLATFLVFVVMAVQYNSLIDPLVIMFTIPLALAGGIFGLYITQTAIGATVIVGAVLLVGIVVNNAIIMVELANQLREKDNIDRKTAILQAAPQRLRPVLMTTITTVLGMFPLALGIGEGAEFLQPLGVVVFSGLSLATVLTLFIIPCFYTLLHDILDFGWLKTILIKFDKLKNRYY from the coding sequence ATGCAGCGAGTCCAGAAAAGTGGCGGGTTTAGTATCAGCGCCATCTCAATACGTCAACACATTGGTACGCTCATGCTTACCTTGGCAGTAATTATTATGGGTGTCTTTTTTATCGTTAAGCTGCCCGTAGATTTACTACCATCAATTACCTATCCCCGGATTGGGGTGCGGATACAAGCACCAGGAATTTCCCCAGAAGTAGCAATTGATGAAGTCACCAAGCCTTTAGAAGAAGCTTTTTCTGCAACTGAAGGTGTATTGCAAGTATTTTCCCAAACCCGTGAAGGGCAAATCAGTTTAGATTTATACTTTCAACCGGGAGGCAATATTGACCAAGCCTTAAACGATGCGACAGCAGCCTTTAACCGCGCCAGAGGGACTTTACCAGATACCTTAGAATCACCACGCATATTCAAAGTAGATCCTTCCCAGTTACCTGTTTATGAAATGGCACTAACTTCACCTGCTTTACAAGGTGTAGATTTACGTGTTTTTGCCGAAGAAGAACTCGCCCGTGAACTGGGTGTTGTTCCTGGGGTAGCTGGGGTAGATGTTTCGGGAGGAGTCCCGGAAGAAGTCAGAGTCAACATTGATTTAGACCGCCTACAAGCCTTGGGTGTAGGTTTAACCGATGTTTTAGATGAATTAAGAGACCGTAACCAAGATATTTCCGGCGGTCGTATTTTAGGGCAGAATTCTGAACCATTAACTCGGACTGTCGGGAGGTTTCGCAGTGCAGAAGAATTGCGTGATTTATCCTTTGAAGTATCTGCGGCTAATACGAGCAATACTCAGTCAACAGTTCCGCGTCGCCGCGTTTATCTGCGAGACTTTGCCGAAGTGATAGACGGCTCAGAATTGCAAAGGGTTTTCGTTTCTTTGAATGGTGAACCAGCCGTCAGAATTAGTGTTCAAAAACAACCAGATGCTAATACCATCAACGTGGTTGATAATGTGAAAAAACGCCTAGAAGAACTGCGCCAGTCTGGCGTGATTCCTGAAGGAACAGTAATTACCGCAACTTTGGACGAATCAAAGTTTATTCGTAATTCTATTTCTAATGTTACAAGTTCGGGGTTAATTGGGACAGGGCTGGCAGCGATCGCAGTTCTCCTGTTTTTAGGTTCTCTACGGCAAACCTTTATCATTGTCCTCGCTATCCCTCTAGCCACCCTCGCCGCAATTATCTTGATGGGGTTGTTTGGCTTATCCATCAACGTTTTTAGTTTGGGTGGTTTAGCCTTGGGTGTGGGTATTGTGGTGGATAATTCCATCGTGATGTTAGAGAATATTGCCGAAGGTGCGGGTATGACACCAGGCAAAAGTAACCGAAGCAAATTAAACCAGCAACAATTAATTAATCAATCAGAACAAAGTAGCCGCGAAGTCGAATCAGCCTTAATCGCTTCTACTAGTACCAACTTAGTCGCAGTATTACCATTTCTGCTGATTGGTGGATTTATCGCCCTGCTATTTAATGAATTAATTTTGACAATTAGCTTTTCCGTCGCAGCTTCGATTTTAATTGCCGTTACCGTTGTGCCGATGATGGCATCTCGAATGCTGGGATGGAAATTTTCGAGCCGTTTGAGTGAATTTTGGCTGCTCAAAGAATTTAATCGCCGCTTTGATGCTGCCACCAGAGGATATGGCGGCTTTTTAAGTATGATATTACGCTGGCGGATAGTTACAGTTGCGATCGCCCTCCTCTTATTCGGTGGCGGTAGTTTGTGGATGGCTCCCCAAATTCCCCAAGAAATCCTCCCCAGAATTAATACCGGACAAGCTAACTTAAACGCTCAGTTTCCTCCGGGTACACCCTTGGAAACTAACATCAAAGTCATGAATGCGGTAGATGAACTTCTTCGCAACCAACCAGAAACAGAATATATCTTTTCCACATCTGGCGGAGCCTTATTTGGCAACACCACCAACGCCAACCCTTTACGCGGTACTAGCAACATTACCCTCAAACCTGGTACAAATGTCGAAGCTTATGTGGAACGAGTCACCCAAGAACTTGACAAACTAAACTTAGCCGGAATTCGCCTGCGCCTTTCACCCGGACAAGTGCGGGGTTTGATTCTCAATAACTCCCCTGTGCGTGGTGCAGACGTTGACGTAATTTTGCAAGGAAACGACCCAGAAACCTTACAACAAGCCGGTCGTCAAGTCTTAGCCGCCTTAGAAGAACAAGCTACCCTCGCCAGATTTCGTCCCGATGCCGATGAACGCCAGCCAGAAATTCAAATTCTGCCAGACTGGGAGCGCGTTTCTGCCTTGGGTTTAACCACTACAGATATTGGCGATACAATTCAAACTGCCCTAGAAGGTAGCGTTCCTACCCAATTACAACGCGGCAACCGCTTAGTTGATGTCCGCGTCAAGTTAAATGAAACAGATGTGCAAGCCCCATCTCAATTAGAAAGATTACCGTTATTTGTTGATAATAATCACCAAGTCCGCTTAAGTGATGTTGCCAAAATTGTGGAAGGGCAAGCACCCGGAGAAATTCAGCGTATCAACCAGCGTCAAGTTGTTATCTTTGCTGGTAATTTAACCGAAGGTGCGAGTTTAAGCCAAGCCATAGAACAGGTGAGAAACGTAATTAATAATCTTGATTTACCAGAAGGTGTAAGTGTCTTACCTAGCGCCGCCGCCGAATCAAATCAACAACTCCAAAGTTCACTGCAACTATTAGGTGGATTAGCAACATTTCTAGTATTTGTAGTCATGGCAGTGCAGTACAATTCCCTGATCGACCCTTTGGTAATTATGTTTACCATTCCGTTAGCATTAGCTGGGGGAATTTTCGGTCTGTATATCACTCAAACTGCTATTGGTGCCACTGTGATAGTTGGTGCTGTGTTACTGGTCGGTATTGTAGTGAACAATGCCATCATCATGGTTGAGTTAGCTAACCAACTTCGAGAAAAAGACAACATCGACCGCAAAACAGCAATTTTACAAGCTGCACCTCAACGTTTACGTCCTGTACTCATGACCACCATTACCACCGTGTTAGGGATGTTTCCCTTAGCATTGGGAATTGGTGAAGGCGCAGAATTTTTACAACCCTTGGGCGTAGTTGTGTTTTCTGGCTTATCCTTAGCGACTGTATTAACGCTGTTTATTATTCCGTGTTTTTACACGCTGCTGCACGATATCTTAGATTTCGGATGGCTCAAGACAATACTCATCAAGTTTGATAAGTTGAAGAACAGGTATTATTAA
- a CDS encoding glycosyltransferase family 2 protein — translation MKFSIVITTYNRVSLLRRAVDSAINQTIPCEVIVADDCSTDDTQVYVESLGDRVIYHRNQVNQGHAATVNAGVKQASGDWIKFLDDDDYLADNCIEEMAKAIAFCPSAVICSCVAAQVNEHEVELSRTPQLGHGLAFSVPQADIHYGMLLELLPFGTPVQVACSRDAFCKTGGWDSQLDANCDDIDSWLRIVQFGDAIFLNQCLAYRTIWPGAYNHKFAVSKRLDTNILIKEKIYPLVHKNHHNHLPKMEDIKKYLILHWAFVALKQKNFAVFLRMFYQSAFSLMVWKILLTIIFCRNLHFQNKLITKSVLYY, via the coding sequence ATGAAATTTAGCATTGTGATCACTACCTATAACCGCGTCAGCTTACTGCGTCGAGCCGTTGATTCTGCCATCAACCAGACAATTCCTTGCGAAGTAATTGTAGCTGATGATTGTTCCACTGATGACACACAAGTCTACGTAGAAAGCTTAGGTGATAGAGTAATTTACCATCGTAATCAGGTAAATCAAGGTCATGCAGCGACGGTAAACGCAGGAGTGAAACAAGCCAGTGGTGACTGGATTAAGTTTTTAGATGATGATGATTATCTAGCTGATAATTGTATCGAAGAGATGGCAAAGGCGATCGCTTTTTGTCCAAGTGCGGTGATTTGCTCTTGTGTTGCGGCTCAGGTGAATGAACATGAAGTAGAACTCAGTCGCACTCCTCAGCTTGGACATGGGTTGGCTTTTTCTGTTCCTCAAGCGGATATTCACTACGGAATGCTGTTGGAATTATTGCCTTTTGGTACACCTGTGCAAGTTGCTTGTAGCCGTGATGCTTTCTGTAAAACAGGTGGTTGGGATTCCCAACTTGATGCGAATTGTGATGATATAGATTCTTGGCTGAGAATTGTCCAATTTGGTGATGCTATTTTTCTGAATCAATGTCTAGCTTATCGCACCATTTGGCCGGGTGCTTATAATCATAAATTCGCCGTATCGAAAAGATTAGATACCAATATTTTAATCAAGGAGAAAATTTATCCTTTAGTTCATAAAAATCATCATAATCATCTTCCTAAGATGGAGGATATCAAAAAATATCTCATATTGCATTGGGCGTTTGTTGCACTCAAGCAGAAAAATTTTGCAGTCTTTCTGAGGATGTTTTATCAATCTGCTTTCTCGCTGATGGTCTGGAAAATTCTCTTAACTATTATTTTCTGCCGCAATTTACATTTTCAAAATAAACTGATCACAAAATCTGTTCTATATTATTAA
- the rplS gene encoding 50S ribosomal protein L19, with amino-acid sequence MNAQEIIRSIEAEQLKSNLPDIYVGDTVKVGVKIKEGDKYRVQPYEGVVIAKRNGGINETITVRRVFQGVGVERVFLLHSPRIDSIKVVRRGKVRRAKLYYLRDRVGKATRIKQRFDRPL; translated from the coding sequence ATGAACGCTCAAGAGATTATCCGCTCCATAGAAGCGGAACAATTAAAATCTAACTTGCCCGACATTTATGTGGGCGATACAGTCAAAGTCGGTGTGAAAATCAAAGAAGGCGACAAATACCGCGTCCAACCCTACGAAGGCGTTGTGATTGCTAAACGCAATGGCGGTATTAACGAAACTATTACAGTTCGTCGTGTGTTTCAAGGAGTAGGTGTAGAGCGCGTATTTTTATTACATTCTCCACGCATTGACAGCATTAAAGTTGTCCGCCGTGGTAAAGTACGCCGTGCTAAACTTTACTACCTGCGCGATCGCGTTGGTAAAGCAACTCGGATCAAGCAACGCTTCGACCGTCCTTTGTAA
- the secE gene encoding preprotein translocase subunit SecE, which produces MAKKNEAEMPENTGGLNIQNFVQGTKEELEKVVWPSRRQLVSESAAVLLMVTLSASLIYLVDGLFAWAAKQVF; this is translated from the coding sequence GTGGCGAAAAAAAATGAAGCTGAAATGCCGGAAAACACTGGCGGTCTAAACATCCAAAACTTTGTTCAAGGCACAAAAGAAGAACTTGAAAAAGTAGTTTGGCCAAGTCGCAGACAGCTAGTGAGCGAATCAGCAGCCGTGCTGTTAATGGTGACACTCTCCGCATCTTTGATTTATTTGGTGGATGGATTGTTTGCTTGGGCAGCAAAACAGGTGTTCTGA